The stretch of DNA TCCGCAGTTGATCGTTCCGGAACAGGCTCGTCAGGGCGTTGATCAGCTGGGCGAGCACCTTGTTGTCGGACGCGACGGCGATCTCGTGATGAAACTCGAGGTTGGTGGCGTTCAGGAGCTCGTCATTGCGTAAATTAGCGGCGGCCCGTTCGAGCAGCTCCCGGAGCCGCGCGCGCTGCGCCGGCGTGGCGTTGATCGAGGCCAGCTTGGCCGTTCGGGACTCGATCGGGATGCGGGCCTCGATGAGGTCGAGCATCAACTTGCGCGAAACTTCGCCGCCGTAATTCGGATTGGTAACAACCAGGCGGTCCTGGTCGCTCCCGACGTACACGCCCGACCCGTGCTTGATCTCGACGATGCCGACCAGCTCGAGCCGGCGCAACGCCTCGCGCAGCGAGGGATGCCCTACGCCGAACGTGCGCGACATGGCCATGATGGCCGGCAGCCGGTCTCCGGGCTTGTAGCCCTCGGATCGGATCATGTGCACCACGCGCTCGGCCAGTTCATCCGTGAGCGTGGGTTTGATTTTCTGCTTCGAGTCGGGTGCGTTCTTCTTTCGCTTGCTCGGTTGACGCGCCATGGAATAAGTGATATTATCAATTAGGGGACGAAAGTAACCCGTCTGCTTATTTAAAGCAAGAAGGATACGCGCATGAAACAAAGGATTCGCTGTCGAATGGCGCTGATGCTGGGAATAGGCTGCCTTGTCGTAGCGCCGATATGGCTGCCCGGAGTGTTGGCGCAGCCGACGCTCAAGAGGACGCTCGAACCGTATTTCATGGTGGGCGCCGCGTTGAACGAATCC from Rhodothermales bacterium encodes:
- a CDS encoding FadR/GntR family transcriptional regulator; translation: MARQPSKRKKNAPDSKQKIKPTLTDELAERVVHMIRSEGYKPGDRLPAIMAMSRTFGVGHPSLREALRRLELVGIVEIKHGSGVYVGSDQDRLVVTNPNYGGEVSRKLMLDLIEARIPIESRTAKLASINATPAQRARLRELLERAAANLRNDELLNATNLEFHHEIAVASDNKVLAQLINALTSLFRNDQLRIMTIYGSREIDHQEHWSIFEAIDKRDPELAQRLMEEHLEGIRNVLLQWDPVKKPINGSL